The following are encoded in a window of Vigna unguiculata cultivar IT97K-499-35 chromosome 8, ASM411807v1, whole genome shotgun sequence genomic DNA:
- the LOC114195163 gene encoding uncharacterized protein LOC114195163 encodes MAATSLGLAFSEAQGQPFSRTPYPNSPSQFHFISVSERQPSPLNFSKKSRSSARAKSVSPQSESNRFLFLIATPFSLCVPFFPQLRLLEMGILLEVGLMVVAVQPSGPVEVAFEEVPWP; translated from the exons ATGGCTGCAACT agtttgggcctggccttttcggaggcccaaggccagccctTCAGTAGGACACCCTACCCTAACAGCCCCTCACAGTTTCACTTCATCTCTGTTTCCGAAAGGCAGCCTTCCCCTCTCAACTTCTCTAAGAAAAGcaggagctctgctagggcaaaGTCCGTTTCCCCTCAAAGTGAATCGAACCGCTTCCTT TTCCTTATAGCTACTCCGTTCTCTCTTTGTGTGCCCTTTTTCCCTCAGCTCCGTTTActcgag atgggaatACTTCTGGAGGTAGGCCTGATGGTGGTAGCAGTGCAGCCTAGTGGGCCCGTTGAGGTGGCTTTCGAAGAAGTTCCATGGCCCTAG